From Jeotgalibaca dankookensis, one genomic window encodes:
- the pcrA gene encoding DNA helicase PcrA, translating to MADVQEHKLIKHMNPKQKEAVLATEGPLLIMAGAGSGKTRVLTHRMAYLLEEKNVNPWNILAITFTNKAAKEMKNRVTRLVGSPGNDMWVSTFHSMCVRILRREAEQMGYSRNFTICDQSETETLMKRIVKEKNLDSKKFEPRMILGKISNAKNELLSPQDYANSTGNYFDNIVAECYDMYQRHLKNAQSMDFDDLIMQTVRLFEAHPETLAYYQNKFHYIHVDEYQDTNYAQYKLVQLLAEKFQNICVVGDADQSIYGWRGADMANIMNFEKDYPKAKVVLLEQNYRSTQMILKAANAVIKNNNNRKDKRLWTDNTEGEQITYYRAQSEHDEARFIVGTMQEQVREKNRKYGNFAILYRTNAQSRVIEDTLIKSNIRYKMVGGHKFYDRKEIKDIMAYLRLIANPADDLSFNRIINVPKRGIGGVSVDRLYRFAEEYDYSYLDAAKNVSLSGLKGKAATETAKFAKMMTDLQKMAEFVSVTEIVEEMLKQTGYIESLKQENTLESETRIDNINEFLSVTKEFEKQAEEDVDLTTFLSDLALVSDLDQVEEEPEAEVTLMTLHAAKGLEFPVVFIIGVEEGIFPSYRSLMEEEEMEEERRLAYVGITRAEEELFLTNAYSRMLYGRTQNNPPSRFLEEMDQDVLNYANQASQPFTKPSAAPTTYRQRWKKDRYNHAVSQTHQSKTDVEPQSVTQTGNSGADKVGWNVGDKARHKKWGTGVVVQISGEGDGLQLDIAFKEIGIKRLLASFAPIEKQ from the coding sequence ATGGCAGATGTGCAAGAACATAAATTAATTAAACATATGAATCCCAAACAAAAAGAAGCTGTTCTGGCAACAGAGGGGCCGCTCTTAATTATGGCAGGTGCCGGAAGCGGTAAAACGCGTGTATTAACACATCGCATGGCCTATTTATTAGAAGAAAAAAATGTCAACCCTTGGAATATTCTCGCCATTACTTTTACAAATAAAGCTGCTAAAGAAATGAAGAATCGTGTGACTCGACTTGTGGGGAGCCCAGGAAATGATATGTGGGTCTCAACCTTTCACTCCATGTGCGTGCGAATTTTGCGTCGCGAAGCAGAGCAGATGGGCTATTCTCGTAACTTTACAATCTGTGACCAAAGCGAAACCGAAACCTTAATGAAACGAATTGTTAAAGAAAAAAACTTAGATAGTAAAAAGTTTGAGCCTCGTATGATCTTAGGGAAAATATCTAATGCTAAAAATGAGCTCTTATCACCTCAAGATTACGCCAATTCAACAGGAAATTACTTCGATAATATTGTCGCTGAGTGTTACGACATGTACCAAAGACACTTAAAGAATGCGCAGTCAATGGATTTTGATGATCTGATTATGCAAACCGTTCGCTTATTCGAAGCGCATCCAGAAACGCTCGCTTACTATCAAAATAAATTTCATTATATCCACGTAGATGAATATCAAGATACAAACTACGCCCAGTATAAATTAGTCCAATTGTTGGCCGAGAAATTTCAGAACATCTGTGTTGTCGGTGATGCGGACCAAAGTATTTACGGCTGGCGTGGTGCTGATATGGCGAATATTATGAATTTTGAAAAAGATTACCCTAAAGCTAAAGTAGTTTTATTAGAACAAAACTATCGCTCTACACAAATGATTCTAAAAGCTGCAAATGCTGTTATTAAAAATAACAATAATCGTAAAGATAAAAGGTTGTGGACAGATAACACGGAAGGAGAACAAATCACTTACTACCGCGCCCAATCCGAGCACGACGAAGCACGTTTCATTGTTGGAACCATGCAAGAACAAGTACGCGAAAAAAACCGCAAGTACGGAAATTTTGCTATTTTGTACCGAACCAACGCCCAATCTCGTGTGATTGAGGATACCTTAATAAAATCTAATATTCGTTATAAAATGGTAGGTGGTCATAAGTTCTACGACCGTAAAGAAATTAAAGATATTATGGCTTATTTACGCTTGATTGCAAACCCAGCTGATGATCTGAGCTTTAACCGTATTATCAACGTTCCTAAAAGAGGCATTGGTGGTGTCAGTGTAGATAGACTGTATCGCTTTGCTGAAGAATATGATTATTCCTATTTGGATGCCGCAAAAAATGTGAGTTTATCTGGGTTAAAAGGAAAAGCAGCTACTGAAACAGCTAAGTTCGCTAAAATGATGACGGATTTGCAGAAGATGGCGGAATTTGTTTCTGTGACGGAAATAGTAGAAGAAATGTTGAAACAAACCGGTTATATTGAAAGCTTAAAACAAGAAAACACGCTTGAATCAGAAACGCGTATTGACAATATCAATGAATTTTTATCTGTTACGAAAGAATTTGAAAAACAAGCAGAAGAAGATGTTGATTTAACAACCTTCCTAAGTGATTTAGCACTGGTATCGGATTTGGATCAAGTCGAGGAAGAACCCGAAGCAGAAGTAACATTAATGACTTTACACGCTGCAAAAGGCTTAGAATTTCCCGTGGTTTTTATTATTGGCGTTGAAGAAGGAATCTTTCCATCCTATCGTTCCTTAATGGAAGAAGAGGAGATGGAAGAGGAACGCCGTTTGGCTTATGTTGGCATTACACGTGCTGAGGAAGAGTTATTTTTAACAAATGCCTATAGCCGTATGTTATACGGACGGACGCAAAACAACCCGCCTTCACGTTTCTTAGAAGAAATGGATCAAGACGTATTAAATTATGCTAATCAAGCAAGTCAACCATTCACAAAACCAAGTGCAGCTCCAACTACTTATCGCCAGCGTTGGAAAAAAGATCGCTATAACCATGCAGTCTCTCAAACACATCAAAGTAAAACAGATGTGGAACCCCAATCAGTTACCCAAACAGGAAATAGTGGTGCTGATAAAGTAGGCTGGAACGTCGGTGACAAAGCACGCCATAAAAAATGGGGAACAGGTGTGGTTGTTCAAATAAGTGGCGAAGGAGACGGCCTGCAGTTAGATATTGCTTTTAAAGAAATAGGCATTAAACGTTTGTTAGCTTCTTTTGCACCCATTGAAAAACAATAG
- the ligA gene encoding NAD-dependent DNA ligase LigA, which yields MTKLTLLESQARVDALREQLNKHSYAYYVLDAPTISDQEYDKLYHELEEIERVYPELVVPESPTQRVGGKILPGFEKVEHDVPMLSLGNAFNREDLEEFDQRIRKLTDQPIRYVCELKIDGLAVSIKYEKGRYVAAATRGDGSVGENVTQNLRTVKAIPLRLQEDLSFEVRGECYMPKQSFAQLNEERDEKGLDIFANPRNAAAGSIRQLDSKVTASRNLNIFLYSAANLEQLNVSSQSELLKKLASIGLRTNPLFRVYDSISQVWEFIEEMQTKRQDLPYEIDGIVIKVDGFASQKDIGYTIRAPRWAIAYKFPAEIKETVVRDIEWTVGRTGVVTPTAVMDPVSIAGSTVQRASLHNVDLVKEKDVRIGDTVFIHKAGDIIPEIISVNLEMRKADSTAYSIPETCPACGSQLVHLEEEVALRCLNPKCPAQIKEGLSHFVSRNAMNISGLGVRVVSQMFEKGLVKDVAGLYSLTVDDLLKLDKVKDKSAHNFLEAIDKSRDNSLERLIFGLGIQHVGAKAAKMLAETFETMAGVMQATYEEIVAIEGFGQAIANSVILYFSLPEVKELIEELAKQGVNMRYKGPRKAAVATTESIWQGKTVVLTGKLYTYTRPEATEMIERLGGKVTGSVSKNTDWLIAGEAAGSKLKKAQSLNIPVWTEAEMVAHLERSEISENQ from the coding sequence ATGACTAAATTAACATTATTAGAGTCACAAGCACGTGTTGATGCGCTTCGTGAACAATTAAATAAGCACAGTTACGCCTATTATGTTTTAGATGCGCCCACGATTTCTGACCAAGAGTATGACAAACTTTATCATGAGTTAGAAGAAATTGAACGCGTATACCCGGAATTAGTTGTTCCTGAATCACCTACCCAACGTGTGGGTGGGAAAATTTTACCTGGATTTGAAAAAGTTGAACACGACGTTCCTATGCTGAGTCTGGGAAATGCATTTAATCGAGAAGATTTGGAAGAATTTGATCAGCGCATTCGCAAACTAACAGATCAACCCATCCGTTATGTCTGTGAATTGAAAATTGACGGTCTGGCGGTTTCAATCAAATATGAAAAGGGCCGTTATGTAGCGGCGGCAACGCGAGGAGACGGCTCTGTTGGTGAGAATGTAACGCAAAATCTGCGGACGGTTAAAGCGATTCCGCTACGCTTACAAGAAGATCTTTCTTTTGAAGTTCGTGGAGAATGTTACATGCCCAAGCAATCTTTTGCTCAGTTAAATGAAGAACGCGACGAAAAAGGGCTGGATATTTTTGCTAATCCGCGAAACGCAGCCGCTGGTTCCATCCGTCAATTGGATTCAAAAGTGACAGCTAGTCGTAATTTAAATATTTTTCTTTATTCAGCAGCTAACTTAGAACAACTAAATGTTTCTTCACAATCGGAATTATTAAAGAAGCTTGCTTCTATTGGTTTAAGAACCAATCCACTCTTTCGTGTTTATGATTCCATTTCCCAAGTATGGGAATTTATTGAAGAGATGCAAACCAAAAGACAAGACTTACCTTATGAAATTGATGGTATTGTCATTAAGGTTGATGGCTTCGCTAGCCAAAAAGATATCGGTTATACCATTCGCGCGCCACGTTGGGCAATTGCATACAAATTTCCAGCTGAAATCAAAGAAACGGTTGTACGTGATATTGAATGGACAGTCGGGCGAACTGGCGTTGTCACACCGACTGCTGTCATGGATCCCGTTTCAATTGCCGGTTCAACGGTTCAACGTGCTAGTCTTCATAATGTCGACTTAGTAAAGGAAAAGGATGTCCGCATTGGCGATACTGTTTTTATTCATAAGGCAGGCGATATTATCCCAGAAATTATTTCGGTTAATTTAGAGATGAGAAAGGCTGATAGCACTGCCTATTCAATCCCTGAAACGTGTCCAGCTTGTGGAAGCCAGTTGGTGCATTTAGAAGAGGAAGTCGCCTTAAGGTGCCTCAACCCTAAATGTCCAGCTCAAATAAAGGAAGGACTCTCTCATTTTGTTTCACGGAATGCTATGAACATATCTGGTTTAGGAGTCCGAGTGGTCAGCCAAATGTTTGAGAAAGGGCTCGTTAAAGATGTAGCGGGGCTTTATAGCTTAACTGTGGATGATCTTTTGAAATTAGACAAAGTAAAAGATAAATCAGCACATAATTTTCTAGAAGCTATTGATAAGAGTCGTGATAATTCCTTAGAACGTCTCATTTTTGGTTTAGGAATTCAGCATGTCGGTGCGAAAGCAGCCAAAATGCTAGCAGAAACTTTTGAAACAATGGCAGGCGTCATGCAAGCTACCTATGAAGAAATTGTTGCGATTGAAGGTTTCGGCCAAGCAATAGCCAATAGTGTTATCCTTTATTTTTCTTTACCAGAAGTAAAAGAATTAATTGAAGAATTAGCCAAACAAGGTGTCAATATGCGTTATAAAGGTCCTAGAAAAGCCGCAGTAGCGACCACGGAATCAATTTGGCAAGGCAAAACAGTTGTTTTAACTGGTAAGCTCTACACCTATACACGTCCCGAAGCTACTGAAATGATTGAACGCTTAGGTGGAAAGGTCACTGGAAGTGTCTCCAAAAATACCGATTGGTTGATCGCAGGCGAAGCGGCCGGGAGTAAACTTAAAAAAGCCCAGTCGCTCAATATTCCGGTTTGGACCGAAGCTGAAATGGTTGCCCATCTAGAAAGAAGTGAAATAAGTGAAAATCAATAA
- a CDS encoding ABC transporter ATP-binding protein, whose protein sequence is MLKVTDLSVNYDMIQAVKNISFEVNEGEIVTLIGANGAGKSTILRTISGLVRSGSGDMTYRGKDITKAAPQKIVEQGLIQVPEGRHVFKGLTVQENLDLGSFTRKDKENVNADLDHVFERFPILAERKKQDAATLSGGEQQMLAMGRALMSKPKLLLLDEPSMGLAPIFIKEIFRIIEDINKQGTTILLIEQNANVALQVADRGYVLETGKIVLTDTGKNLLKSDAVQKAYLGG, encoded by the coding sequence ATGCTGAAAGTTACCGATCTTTCTGTTAACTATGATATGATTCAAGCGGTTAAAAATATTTCCTTTGAAGTAAATGAAGGAGAAATCGTTACGCTGATTGGTGCAAATGGCGCCGGGAAATCTACCATTTTAAGAACAATATCTGGATTAGTTCGCTCAGGTTCAGGTGACATGACTTATAGAGGTAAGGATATTACTAAAGCGGCCCCTCAAAAAATTGTCGAACAAGGTCTAATCCAAGTGCCGGAAGGACGACACGTCTTTAAAGGTTTAACGGTCCAAGAAAACCTTGACTTAGGAAGTTTTACACGTAAAGATAAAGAGAATGTTAATGCTGATTTAGACCATGTGTTTGAACGCTTCCCCATTTTAGCGGAAAGAAAAAAACAAGATGCAGCAACGTTATCGGGTGGCGAACAACAGATGCTAGCAATGGGTCGCGCGCTGATGTCTAAGCCCAAACTCTTACTTTTAGATGAACCTTCAATGGGACTAGCACCTATTTTTATAAAAGAAATTTTTAGAATTATTGAAGATATTAACAAACAGGGAACAACCATTTTATTAATCGAACAAAATGCTAATGTCGCTTTACAAGTTGCTGATCGTGGCTATGTTCTGGAAACTGGGAAAATTGTGCTTACAGATACTGGAAAAAATTTACTTAAGAGCGATGCCGTTCAAAAGGCATATTTAGGAGGATAA
- the gatC gene encoding Asp-tRNA(Asn)/Glu-tRNA(Gln) amidotransferase subunit GatC, translating into MAVSEEEVRHVAKLAKLELEADEITTFTKRMGELLDLADQLSTVDTIGIPVTTHGYPLKNVMRPDVPEPGTDRELLFKNVKAEIKDGMIRVPAILDNEVEGA; encoded by the coding sequence ATGGCAGTGAGTGAAGAAGAAGTTCGCCATGTTGCAAAACTGGCTAAACTTGAATTAGAAGCAGATGAAATTACAACCTTTACAAAAAGAATGGGCGAACTCCTTGATTTAGCCGACCAATTAAGTACGGTCGATACGATAGGTATTCCCGTTACAACCCATGGTTATCCATTAAAAAATGTGATGCGACCAGATGTGCCCGAGCCAGGAACGGATCGGGAGTTATTATTCAAGAATGTGAAAGCTGAGATTAAAGATGGTATGATTCGAGTACCTGCAATCTTAGATAACGAGGTGGAAGGTGCATGA
- a CDS encoding glycoside hydrolase family 73 protein: MARKKKRRVFKRRKRGNGSQVTSVLFAITVLLMASYTIREGYLNSLSEDEEVVVFQGPKEEFIASLLPVSQKMYEEYGVRPSVAIAQAILESDWGKSELAADYNNLYGRKSSDSQHSIAMQTSEFTNGKWITIEDTFKIYENVEASLEDHASLMVNGTDWDPTLYHPVIAATTYQEAAKALGKAGYATDPTYPEKLIEIIESYQLYQFDTTS; encoded by the coding sequence ATGGCAAGAAAGAAAAAGAGAAGAGTTTTCAAACGTCGTAAGCGTGGGAATGGCTCTCAAGTGACGAGTGTTTTATTCGCAATTACCGTTCTTTTGATGGCAAGCTATACCATTCGCGAGGGCTACTTAAACTCACTATCTGAAGACGAAGAAGTAGTGGTCTTTCAAGGTCCCAAAGAAGAATTTATTGCGTCGCTTTTACCCGTGTCGCAAAAAATGTATGAAGAATATGGTGTGCGTCCAAGTGTTGCGATTGCTCAAGCCATCTTAGAATCTGACTGGGGAAAAAGTGAGTTAGCCGCTGACTATAATAATTTATATGGAAGAAAAAGTTCTGATTCACAACATTCAATTGCTATGCAAACCAGTGAGTTTACCAACGGGAAGTGGATTACAATAGAAGATACTTTTAAGATTTATGAAAATGTTGAAGCATCCCTTGAAGATCATGCTAGTCTGATGGTAAACGGGACCGATTGGGACCCAACCCTTTATCACCCGGTTATTGCAGCCACTACTTATCAAGAAGCCGCGAAAGCTTTGGGAAAAGCAGGCTATGCAACCGATCCTACTTATCCAGAAAAATTAATTGAAATCATTGAATCATACCAACTGTATCAATTTGATACGACTAGTTAA
- a CDS encoding M15 family metallopeptidase codes for MKNSKAMLVILSLLFVTACTNEVENVSEATSLSKVESVEEVESQLSEREKLEEQLIATPDAHSSDWNLILVNNDHILTEDLDFEKFQSASGEVMDARIAEDFSRMISDGEAQGLSFILESGYRSFGYQQDIYNSVYNKNLQDSSTSEEAIQKTEAYIAIPGSSEHMTGLALDITEPSLHHIENGLIEEFEDTTEGQWLHSHAPEYGFVLRYPRDKEDDIDVNYESWHFRYVGVENAKYMQENDLVLEEYIEQLQHNESIRQAIADLEE; via the coding sequence ATGAAAAATAGTAAAGCAATGTTAGTGATTTTAAGTTTATTATTTGTAACAGCTTGTACGAATGAAGTGGAAAATGTATCAGAAGCAACTTCATTATCCAAAGTAGAGTCTGTTGAAGAAGTAGAGTCACAGTTAAGTGAAAGAGAAAAATTAGAAGAGCAATTAATCGCTACACCAGATGCGCATTCGAGTGATTGGAACTTAATTCTTGTTAATAACGATCATATCCTAACAGAAGATTTAGATTTCGAAAAGTTTCAATCTGCTAGTGGCGAAGTAATGGATGCCAGGATTGCAGAGGATTTTTCTCGCATGATAAGTGACGGCGAAGCGCAAGGGTTATCCTTTATTCTGGAGTCGGGTTACCGTTCGTTTGGGTACCAACAAGACATTTATAACTCTGTTTATAATAAAAACTTACAAGACAGTAGTACGAGCGAAGAAGCGATTCAAAAAACAGAAGCTTATATTGCGATTCCAGGTTCAAGTGAACATATGACCGGGTTAGCTCTTGATATTACTGAGCCTAGTTTGCACCATATTGAAAACGGCTTAATCGAAGAATTCGAAGATACCACAGAAGGACAATGGCTACATAGCCATGCACCGGAGTATGGATTCGTGTTACGTTATCCACGCGATAAGGAAGACGATATCGATGTAAACTATGAATCTTGGCACTTTCGTTATGTAGGGGTTGAAAATGCAAAATATATGCAAGAGAATGACTTAGTTTTAGAAGAGTATATTGAGCAATTGCAGCATAATGAAAGCATCCGGCAAGCAATTGCCGACCTAGAGGAGTAG
- a CDS encoding ATP-grasp domain-containing protein, with product MANYNLPGQTLGIIGNTGITNELARAAKKSGYKVRVYPNQASLMELAEKSDLLLFESALVDTDLLKKIKNYIEIPQLADVLTVAQDRYIQKAFLENLNINVLPYTTITSIADIEQSIAGIGFPCILKTIRLEEVGLDNVILYSREDYPKAQKLLETGACILESWITLDKELAVSFVIGKNGQIEAFPVTETFYQSQHLRGVSAPAKIDKEIEQAVLEMGHSIAKAMATTGLLTIEFFLTAIGNLYVKQVIVGPHRLLDYTLNATNISQYDAFVKAVCGLPLPKVIITQAMTNYSFKADQKAELFYQLKVQPNWYLHMNDDHCFINTSDQDWQALNELL from the coding sequence GTGGCAAATTACAATTTACCAGGCCAAACATTAGGAATTATTGGTAACACGGGGATAACGAACGAACTAGCACGTGCAGCTAAAAAAAGTGGTTATAAGGTTCGGGTTTATCCAAATCAAGCAAGTTTAATGGAACTAGCAGAAAAATCTGATTTGCTATTATTTGAATCAGCTCTCGTTGATACTGATTTACTCAAAAAAATTAAAAATTATATTGAAATTCCACAATTAGCAGATGTTTTAACCGTTGCGCAAGACCGATATATTCAAAAGGCTTTTTTAGAAAATCTAAACATAAACGTCCTTCCTTATACGACAATTACCTCTATTGCAGATATCGAACAATCAATCGCAGGTATTGGATTTCCATGTATTTTAAAAACAATTCGATTAGAAGAAGTCGGTTTAGACAATGTTATTCTTTATAGCAGAGAGGATTATCCAAAAGCTCAAAAATTATTAGAGACAGGTGCTTGTATTTTAGAAAGCTGGATTACTCTTGATAAAGAATTAGCAGTATCTTTTGTAATCGGTAAAAACGGTCAGATAGAAGCATTCCCGGTTACAGAAACTTTTTATCAATCGCAACATCTACGTGGTGTTTCAGCTCCTGCTAAAATAGATAAAGAAATAGAACAAGCAGTTTTAGAAATGGGTCATTCAATTGCAAAGGCTATGGCGACAACCGGGTTATTAACGATAGAATTTTTCCTCACCGCTATTGGCAATCTGTATGTAAAACAAGTAATAGTTGGACCGCATCGATTACTAGATTACACATTAAATGCGACTAATATAAGCCAATATGATGCTTTTGTTAAAGCTGTTTGCGGATTGCCTTTACCAAAAGTTATCATCACGCAAGCAATGACTAATTATTCTTTCAAAGCAGATCAAAAAGCAGAACTTTTCTACCAGTTGAAGGTTCAACCAAATTGGTATCTCCATATGAATGATGATCACTGTTTTATCAATACAAGTGATCAAGACTGGCAAGCGCTAAACGAATTATTATAA
- a CDS encoding CamS family sex pheromone protein has product MKINKKSWYLGICLLAMSTLIACTDMQEANDQKNQPQTNVNAIPVETTSNQLSNDFYRAMIVDGEYETSSNRGVSLDLNSAINMKDFESGLLEVSRNVFATDKYYFQEGQMISENQARKWLGRKSEENPEGLNPAGNGSDDPSSRVPNYLSQILEQDFMIQTDKGFELGGIAIGLAMNQIDYYTTKDEQSRIYTYQQELDLETVEKYAQQYGNEIVARLRAENEIESIPIVVGIFIQSPQDSLAGGVYTYDGLSTSGNSVSEWVPRKEKKVLFPVDENSEDASHFANFKNEIQSFFPNLSGVNGVGHYRDEQLQNLKIDIMTQFYGETEIIAFTQHVTDAASRYLPESTRVEIKIESIGGIESFVARESQSQTFTYHIFD; this is encoded by the coding sequence GTGAAAATCAATAAAAAAAGCTGGTATCTTGGAATCTGTTTGTTAGCCATGAGTACGTTAATAGCGTGTACGGATATGCAAGAGGCTAACGATCAAAAAAACCAACCCCAAACAAACGTGAATGCAATTCCCGTTGAGACGACCTCCAATCAATTATCAAACGATTTCTATCGGGCGATGATTGTGGACGGTGAGTATGAAACCAGTTCAAATCGTGGTGTTAGCTTAGATCTCAACTCAGCTATCAATATGAAAGACTTTGAATCTGGACTTTTAGAAGTATCAAGGAATGTGTTTGCAACCGATAAATACTATTTTCAAGAAGGTCAGATGATTAGTGAAAATCAAGCCAGAAAATGGCTAGGAAGAAAATCAGAGGAGAATCCAGAAGGGTTAAATCCGGCTGGAAATGGCTCCGATGATCCGAGCTCACGCGTTCCCAATTATTTATCTCAAATACTAGAGCAAGATTTTATGATTCAAACCGATAAAGGGTTTGAGTTAGGTGGGATTGCAATCGGACTAGCGATGAATCAGATTGATTATTACACGACTAAAGATGAACAGAGTCGTATCTATACCTATCAGCAGGAACTTGATTTAGAAACAGTTGAAAAATATGCGCAACAATACGGAAATGAAATTGTTGCCCGTTTACGTGCAGAAAATGAGATTGAATCAATCCCCATTGTTGTTGGTATTTTCATTCAGTCTCCACAAGATAGTTTAGCAGGTGGCGTGTATACTTATGACGGACTCTCAACAAGCGGCAACAGTGTTTCAGAATGGGTCCCACGTAAAGAAAAGAAAGTCCTTTTCCCAGTCGATGAGAATTCTGAAGACGCTTCTCATTTTGCGAATTTTAAAAATGAAATACAAAGCTTTTTCCCGAATCTAAGTGGCGTTAACGGTGTGGGGCATTATCGAGACGAACAACTGCAAAATTTAAAAATAGATATTATGACGCAATTTTATGGCGAAACAGAAATTATCGCCTTTACTCAGCATGTTACCGATGCTGCTAGCCGGTATTTACCAGAAAGTACCCGGGTAGAAATTAAAATTGAATCGATTGGCGGAATCGAATCCTTTGTGGCACGAGAGAGCCAATCGCAAACATTTACCTATCACATCTTTGATTAG
- a CDS encoding CBS and ACT domain-containing protein: MDVNSYMSTDLITIGPQTKILDALDLMKKHQIHRLPVVKGDQLIGLLTDGVISRNTPSTMTSLDMHEVNYLLNKTNAEDIMVKKVITIHKDALLEEAAVLMRQNSIGVLPVVTGEGHLVGIITDKDIIDAFVDVLGFYKPGVRVVVNVLQDRKGVLEELTDIFSELEISIQQIAVYRKQTPIQVVIQVESDDVTSIKKELEANGFEVGSIMFKEVAPPK; encoded by the coding sequence ATGGATGTCAATAGTTACATGTCTACAGACTTAATTACCATCGGACCCCAAACAAAAATTCTCGATGCATTAGACTTAATGAAAAAACATCAGATTCATCGTTTACCAGTTGTAAAAGGCGATCAGTTGATTGGTTTATTAACAGACGGCGTGATTAGTCGGAATACTCCTTCGACCATGACGAGCCTAGATATGCATGAAGTGAACTATTTATTAAATAAAACCAATGCGGAAGATATTATGGTAAAAAAAGTTATCACGATTCATAAGGATGCTTTGTTAGAGGAAGCAGCTGTTTTAATGCGTCAAAATAGTATTGGAGTCTTACCTGTCGTGACCGGAGAGGGACATTTAGTAGGAATTATTACCGACAAAGACATTATTGATGCTTTTGTAGATGTTTTAGGCTTTTATAAACCAGGTGTCAGAGTTGTGGTTAATGTTTTACAAGACCGTAAAGGTGTTCTAGAAGAGTTAACAGATATTTTTTCTGAATTAGAAATAAGCATCCAACAAATTGCTGTTTATCGTAAACAAACGCCTATTCAAGTCGTTATTCAAGTTGAAAGTGATGATGTGACAAGTATTAAAAAAGAACTTGAAGCCAATGGGTTTGAAGTTGGATCGATTATGTTCAAAGAAGTAGCACCGCCTAAATAA